The following are encoded in a window of Nibricoccus aquaticus genomic DNA:
- a CDS encoding M20/M25/M40 family metallo-hydrolase gives MFDPVEKLKEFIRHPSVSADPSFKDGMVGARDFVAGLLTSIGFNVEVIHTKLHPVILAERHGKPEWPHVIIYGHYDVQPADPLNLWMSAAFEPEIRGNRLYGRGSADNKGPLMTHISAVARLLERRPDLPLNITFMIEGEEEMGSPSFPLFLEQYQHRLRKADFVFLSDTGIPREDQIVITCGLRGLVLFDVVVTGSKSDLHSGLHGGVLRNPIQALAELCATLHTPDGRVNVPGFYDDVLEVEQWERDELAKLGQSEEQYREFLGIPAFYTTKGYTPFEATRYLPTLEFNGIGGGYQGEGTKTVIPSKAFAKISCRLVANQNTTKIRELLYSTVRERMPKDVTFEIVDQHEGTAYVVVPPGRSNTPKDQSPVLAKAFRAADTAIGEVFGKPPLYLREGGSVPIIADIKRVLGLDSVLMGLFLPEDNLHAPNESFHLGVMKKGMRASEKILEALATR, from the coding sequence ATGTTTGACCCGGTCGAAAAGCTCAAGGAATTCATCCGTCACCCCAGCGTCTCCGCCGACCCGTCGTTCAAAGACGGCATGGTGGGCGCACGCGATTTCGTCGCCGGTCTCCTGACCTCGATCGGTTTCAACGTCGAAGTCATCCACACCAAGCTTCACCCCGTCATTCTCGCCGAGCGCCACGGTAAACCGGAGTGGCCGCACGTGATCATTTACGGTCACTACGACGTGCAACCGGCCGACCCGCTCAATCTCTGGATGAGCGCCGCCTTCGAGCCCGAGATCCGCGGCAACCGCCTCTACGGTCGCGGCTCGGCCGATAACAAAGGCCCGCTGATGACGCACATCTCCGCCGTCGCCCGCCTGCTGGAGCGCCGTCCCGACCTGCCGCTCAACATCACCTTTATGATCGAGGGCGAAGAAGAAATGGGTAGCCCGAGTTTCCCGCTCTTCCTCGAACAATATCAGCACCGCCTCCGCAAAGCGGACTTCGTTTTCCTGTCCGACACCGGCATCCCGCGCGAAGACCAGATCGTGATCACCTGCGGCCTGCGCGGCCTCGTCCTCTTCGATGTCGTTGTCACCGGCTCGAAAAGCGATCTCCACTCCGGCCTGCACGGCGGCGTATTGAGAAACCCGATTCAGGCGCTCGCCGAACTCTGCGCGACGCTCCACACGCCCGACGGCCGCGTCAACGTCCCCGGCTTCTACGACGACGTGCTCGAAGTTGAGCAATGGGAGCGCGACGAACTCGCGAAGCTCGGCCAGAGCGAGGAGCAGTACCGCGAGTTTCTCGGCATCCCTGCGTTCTACACGACGAAAGGCTACACGCCGTTCGAGGCCACGCGATATCTGCCCACGCTCGAATTCAACGGCATCGGTGGCGGCTACCAAGGGGAGGGGACGAAGACCGTGATTCCCAGCAAAGCCTTCGCGAAAATCAGCTGCCGCCTCGTCGCGAACCAGAACACGACGAAGATCCGCGAGCTGCTTTACAGCACCGTACGTGAGCGCATGCCGAAAGATGTCACCTTCGAGATCGTCGATCAGCACGAGGGCACGGCCTACGTCGTCGTCCCGCCCGGCCGCTCCAATACGCCCAAAGACCAATCGCCCGTTTTGGCGAAAGCCTTCCGCGCGGCCGACACCGCCATCGGCGAGGTCTTCGGCAAGCCGCCGCTCTATCTCCGCGAGGGCGGCAGCGTCCCGATCATCGCAGACATCAAACGCGTCCTCGGCCTCGACTCCGTTCTCATGGGCCTCTTCCTGCCAGAAGATAACCTCCACGCCCCCAACGAAAGCTTCCACTTGGGCGTGATGAAGAAAGGGATGCGCGCCTCCGAGAAAATCCTCGAAGCTCTGGCCACCCGCTGA
- a CDS encoding M48 family metallopeptidase: MNTRVASALLLVLGFSACAVVPETGRRQLMLVSPGEEAQMGLASFSQIKQQEKISTNAKANAQVQRIGARIAKSVGRELPNAQWEFVVFESDQVNAFALPGGKVGVYTGLLKLAGSDDEVAAVIGHEIAHVTSRHGAERTSQNYAVAGVAALTEIGMQAKDVDPEKRAMVLAAYGLGSSVGFMLPFSRLHESEADAVGLRFAAGAGYDPRAAITFWQKMAKNSAGAQKSPVWFSTHPSDEQRIANLQKLAPQYIPLYENAKTQY, encoded by the coding sequence ATGAATACCCGCGTCGCTTCCGCGCTTCTTCTCGTCCTTGGATTTTCTGCCTGCGCCGTCGTCCCCGAAACCGGCCGCCGACAGCTCATGCTCGTCTCGCCCGGCGAAGAGGCCCAGATGGGCCTCGCCTCGTTTTCTCAGATCAAGCAGCAGGAAAAAATCTCCACCAACGCGAAGGCCAACGCCCAGGTGCAGCGCATCGGCGCGCGCATCGCGAAATCCGTCGGCCGCGAGCTGCCCAACGCCCAGTGGGAATTCGTCGTTTTTGAGTCCGATCAGGTCAACGCGTTCGCGCTCCCCGGCGGCAAAGTCGGCGTGTACACCGGCCTGCTCAAACTCGCGGGCAGCGATGACGAAGTCGCCGCCGTGATCGGCCACGAAATCGCGCACGTCACCTCGCGTCACGGAGCCGAGCGCACATCGCAAAACTACGCTGTCGCCGGAGTCGCCGCGCTCACCGAGATCGGGATGCAGGCGAAAGACGTCGATCCCGAGAAACGCGCGATGGTGTTGGCCGCGTACGGGCTCGGTTCGTCGGTCGGCTTCATGCTGCCCTTTTCGCGTCTGCACGAGAGCGAGGCCGATGCGGTGGGCCTGCGTTTCGCGGCGGGCGCGGGTTACGATCCGCGCGCGGCGATCACCTTCTGGCAGAAGATGGCGAAGAACAGCGCAGGCGCGCAAAAATCCCCCGTCTGGTTCTCCACGCATCCCTCCGACGAGCAGCGCATCGCCAACCTCCAGAAACTCGCGCCGCAGTACATACCGCTCTACGAAAACGCGAAGACGCAGTATTGA
- the purH gene encoding bifunctional phosphoribosylaminoimidazolecarboxamide formyltransferase/IMP cyclohydrolase encodes MEKLALLSVSDKRGLVEFATALVQKHGFRLLSTGGTAKLLAEKGLPVTEVSQHTGFPEMMEGRVKTLHPKIHGGLLCRRDKAEHMDAAKAHGIGMIDLVVVNLYPFEETVAKPNVHFEDAIENIDIGGPSMLRSAAKNFESVSVVCDPADYNAVLAALDKPADLAALRRKLSLKVFQRTASYDAAIAKYLESQADEPDMNALSGLPEKFSLTLKKAQSLRYGENPHQQAALYGTFHDHYQQLQGKELSYNNILDITSATYLIGEFERPTIAILKHTNPCGAASADTLIDAWHKAYATDKQAPFGGIIVVNRTLEADIAEQIKDIFTEVIIAPRFSDEALSIFAKKKNLRLMIAKEGLGADSLQDVRSVVGGLLVQDRNKTLGDPRNFKVVTKRQPTAEEWASMMFGWRVCKHVKSNAIVYCRGEQTLGVGAGQMARVDSSRIAVWKAGEAKLDLKGSVVVSEALFPFADGLIAAADAGATSAIQPGGSVRDEEVIKAADERGMAMVFTSLRHFKH; translated from the coding sequence ATGGAAAAGCTCGCCCTGCTCTCAGTGAGTGACAAACGCGGCCTCGTCGAATTCGCGACCGCCCTCGTCCAAAAGCACGGTTTCCGCCTGCTCTCCACCGGCGGCACCGCCAAGCTCCTCGCCGAAAAAGGCCTGCCCGTCACCGAGGTCAGCCAGCACACCGGTTTCCCCGAGATGATGGAAGGCCGCGTGAAAACCCTTCACCCCAAAATCCACGGCGGACTTCTCTGTCGTCGCGACAAAGCCGAGCACATGGACGCAGCCAAAGCGCACGGCATCGGCATGATCGATCTCGTCGTCGTGAATCTGTATCCCTTCGAGGAAACCGTCGCGAAGCCCAACGTTCACTTTGAAGACGCCATCGAGAACATCGACATCGGCGGCCCTTCGATGCTGCGCAGCGCCGCGAAAAACTTCGAAAGCGTTTCCGTCGTCTGCGATCCCGCCGACTACAACGCAGTCCTTGCCGCCTTGGACAAACCGGCCGATCTCGCCGCGCTCCGTCGCAAACTCTCGCTGAAGGTTTTCCAGCGCACCGCCAGCTACGACGCAGCCATCGCGAAGTACCTCGAATCGCAGGCCGACGAGCCCGACATGAACGCGCTCTCCGGGCTGCCTGAAAAGTTTTCGCTCACACTCAAAAAAGCCCAGTCGCTCCGCTACGGCGAAAATCCCCACCAGCAGGCCGCGCTCTACGGCACGTTCCACGATCACTACCAGCAGCTCCAAGGAAAAGAGCTCAGCTATAACAACATCCTGGACATCACGTCGGCGACTTACCTCATCGGCGAGTTCGAGCGTCCGACCATCGCGATCCTCAAGCACACCAATCCGTGCGGTGCCGCCAGCGCGGATACTTTGATCGACGCCTGGCACAAAGCCTACGCGACAGACAAGCAGGCGCCGTTCGGAGGAATCATCGTCGTCAACCGGACGCTCGAAGCCGACATTGCAGAGCAGATCAAAGACATCTTCACCGAAGTGATCATCGCGCCGCGTTTCAGCGACGAAGCCCTCTCTATTTTCGCGAAGAAGAAAAACCTGCGCCTCATGATCGCGAAGGAAGGTCTCGGCGCGGATTCGCTCCAAGATGTGCGCTCGGTCGTCGGCGGTTTGCTCGTGCAGGATCGCAACAAAACCCTCGGCGATCCGCGTAACTTCAAGGTCGTCACCAAGCGCCAGCCCACGGCGGAAGAGTGGGCGAGCATGATGTTTGGCTGGCGCGTCTGCAAACACGTGAAGTCGAACGCCATTGTTTACTGCCGCGGCGAACAGACGCTCGGCGTCGGCGCCGGCCAGATGGCGCGCGTGGACAGCTCGCGCATCGCTGTATGGAAAGCAGGCGAGGCGAAGCTCGACCTCAAAGGCTCGGTCGTCGTGAGCGAAGCGTTGTTCCCATTCGCCGACGGCCTCATCGCCGCCGCCGATGCGGGCGCGACCTCCGCGATTCAACCCGGCGGCTCAGTACGCGACGAGGAAGTCATCAAGGCCGCCGACGAGCGCGGCATGGCGATGGTCTTCACCAGCCTGCGCCACTTTAAGCACTGA